The genomic segment TCGCCCTTCATCCCGTAGATGCCTTGCGTTAAGGTTTTTAAATCCGGGTCAGAAATTAAAACGTAAGCGAACAAATATTCATTCCAGCAGCTAAGCAAAGCCAGTATGCCAACTGTAGCCAATCCCGGTGTGGACAAGGGCAGAATAATAGAAAAGAAGGTACGGTACCGGCCCGCGCCATCAACAATTGCTGCCTCTTCCAATTCTTTAGGGAGCGTCTTCATAAAGGATACTAGGACAAAAATCGTAAGCGACAAGCTGCCGACAATATACATCAGTATCAAGCCAAGATGGGTATTGATAAGATGAAATCCCTTTAAAATAGAAAAGGTCGGAATTAAGATGGTTTGGCCAGGAATCATAATCCCCAGGCTAAAAAACGTATACAGCAGCATGCTTGGATATACGCGTGCCAAAACGTAAGAAGCCATCGCTCCAAATAATAAAATAAGTGCTACAGAGATAAGTGTGATATAGGTTGTGTTGACGAAATTAGCCCCGATATTTCCGCTGGTCCATGCTTTGACGTAATTTTCAAACTGCCATTCCTTAGGCAGCGAGAAGGGATGGCTATAAATCTCGGAATTCGTTTTGAAAGAGCTGAGAAAAACCCAAAGGAACGGGAAAATGGTCGTCACGCTGTACAAGGCGAGCAGCACATAATTAAATGATTTCTTTGCAAAAGGCACGTTTATCCTCCTTTCAATACTCTAGCGAATCTTTGCTGGAAAGCTTCTTAAACAGGACCGTGAATACGAG from the Paenibacillus sp. BIHB 4019 genome contains:
- a CDS encoding carbohydrate ABC transporter permease — translated: MPFAKKSFNYVLLALYSVTTIFPFLWVFLSSFKTNSEIYSHPFSLPKEWQFENYVKAWTSGNIGANFVNTTYITLISVALILLFGAMASYVLARVYPSMLLYTFFSLGIMIPGQTILIPTFSILKGFHLINTHLGLILMYIVGSLSLTIFVLVSFMKTLPKELEEAAIVDGAGRYRTFFSIILPLSTPGLATVGILALLSCWNEYLFAYVLISDPDLKTLTQGIYGMKGEYMTDYGPMTAGLAITMIPVVILYILFQEKVVAGMTAGAVKG